The following are from one region of the Desulfovibrio sp. TomC genome:
- a CDS encoding GNAT family N-acetyltransferase — protein sequence MEPLCIRPATGQDASALARVFAAAIEDKAREAYGPRERAAWVARGTKERFAAMLADTRNTILAALCGGTICGMVSLTGFEVSLLYAAPTAPSGTGATLLAAIEALARERGIAGLQLCASRNALSFYLRHGYGIVSAARRPLADGIALSVCLMAKTLEA from the coding sequence ATGGAACCACTGTGTATCCGGCCGGCCACTGGGCAGGACGCTTCGGCCCTGGCCCGGGTGTTTGCCGCCGCCATCGAAGACAAGGCCCGGGAGGCCTACGGTCCCAGGGAACGCGCCGCCTGGGTGGCCCGGGGAACAAAGGAGCGGTTTGCCGCCATGCTGGCCGATACGCGCAACACCATCCTGGCCGCCCTGTGCGGCGGGACGATCTGCGGCATGGTCTCGCTGACCGGTTTCGAGGTCAGTCTGCTCTATGCCGCGCCCACAGCTCCGTCCGGGACCGGCGCGACATTGCTTGCCGCCATCGAGGCCCTGGCCCGGGAGCGCGGGATCGCAGGGCTTCAACTGTGCGCCTCACGAAACGCCCTGTCGTTTTATCTGCGCCACGGCTACGGCATTGTCTCGGCCGCCCGCCGACCCCTGGCCGACGGCATCGCCCTGTCCGTGTGCCTCATGGCCAAGACGCTGGAGGCCTGA
- a CDS encoding SDR family oxidoreductase gives MTDAPILVTGATGYVGGRLVPALLAAGYRVRAVARSLDKLACRPFASHPNIELAQADSLDLPAMRAAAAGCSAAYYLVHSMHPGNRDFAATDREAAMVMARAADDAGLARILYLGGLGRDDDAALSHHLKSRHEVGKILRYGRVPVTELRAAMILGSGSASFEIMRYLVDRLPAMIAPRWVQNRCQPIAISDVVGYLVGCLAEPRTTGQILDIGGPDVLPYGDIFAIYAEEAGLPRRRIIPVPVLTPRLSTYWLQLVTPLPRSLIVPLVEGLRNEVICHDNRILELVPRARLTTREAVRLALDKVRQHAVETTCTDAGDAAPPEWAGCGDAPYAGGALYECGYRATIGADTTRTWEALTRIGGDTGWYYGNVLWRIRGLLDQLAGGVGLGRVTIRRGTLRVGDPLDFWRVAALDEGKRLVLLAEMRTPGDALLEFRLAPAGSDATEIVVHSKFLPRGLAGLVYWYALLIPHNLVFAGLLRGLAKAMGAPLVSPPVRFTPHRPAACSLPRSR, from the coding sequence ATGACCGACGCCCCCATTCTCGTCACCGGCGCGACCGGCTATGTCGGCGGCCGGCTAGTCCCGGCCCTGCTCGCCGCCGGCTATCGCGTGCGCGCCGTGGCCCGGTCGCTCGACAAACTCGCCTGCCGCCCCTTTGCCAGCCATCCCAACATCGAACTGGCCCAGGCCGACAGCCTTGATCTGCCGGCCATGCGTGCCGCCGCCGCCGGCTGCAGCGCCGCCTACTACCTTGTCCATTCCATGCACCCGGGAAACCGCGATTTCGCCGCCACCGACCGCGAAGCCGCCATGGTCATGGCCCGGGCCGCCGACGACGCCGGACTCGCCCGCATCCTCTATCTCGGCGGCCTTGGCCGCGACGACGATGCCGCCCTGAGCCATCATCTCAAGTCGCGCCACGAAGTCGGCAAAATCCTGCGCTATGGCCGCGTGCCGGTCACCGAACTGCGCGCCGCCATGATTCTCGGCTCGGGCAGCGCCTCGTTTGAGATCATGCGCTACCTCGTGGACCGCCTGCCGGCCATGATCGCCCCGCGCTGGGTGCAAAACCGTTGCCAGCCCATCGCCATCTCCGACGTCGTCGGCTATCTCGTCGGTTGCCTGGCCGAACCCCGCACCACCGGCCAAATCCTGGATATCGGCGGCCCGGACGTGCTGCCCTACGGCGACATTTTCGCCATCTACGCCGAGGAAGCCGGACTGCCCCGACGCCGGATCATCCCGGTGCCGGTCCTGACCCCGCGCCTTTCGACCTACTGGCTCCAGCTCGTCACCCCGCTGCCCCGCTCGTTGATCGTCCCGCTGGTCGAGGGCCTTCGAAACGAGGTCATCTGCCACGACAACCGCATCCTCGAGCTTGTGCCGCGAGCGCGCCTCACTACCCGGGAGGCCGTGCGTCTGGCCCTGGACAAGGTCCGCCAGCACGCCGTCGAGACCACATGTACCGACGCCGGCGACGCTGCCCCGCCGGAATGGGCCGGCTGCGGCGATGCGCCCTATGCCGGCGGCGCCCTCTACGAATGCGGCTACCGGGCCACGATCGGGGCCGACACGACCCGGACCTGGGAGGCGCTGACCCGCATCGGCGGTGACACGGGCTGGTATTACGGCAACGTCCTGTGGCGGATTCGAGGCCTTTTGGACCAGTTGGCAGGCGGGGTCGGTCTTGGCCGGGTGACCATCCGGCGCGGGACGCTCCGGGTGGGCGATCCGCTCGATTTCTGGCGGGTGGCGGCCCTGGACGAGGGCAAGCGGCTGGTGCTCCTGGCCGAGATGCGCACCCCGGGTGATGCCCTGCTCGAATTTCGACTGGCCCCGGCCGGAAGCGACGCCACCGAGATTGTGGTCCACTCGAAGTTTCTGCCCCGGGGACTGGCCGGACTGGTGTATTGGTATGCCCTGCTCATCCCGCACAACCTGGTGTTCGCCGGGTTGCTGCGCGGCCTGGCCAAGGCCATGGGCGCGCCCCTTGTGTCGCCGCCTGTGCGTTTCACCCCCCACCGGCCGGCAGCCTGCTCCCTGCCCCGTTCCCGGTAA
- a CDS encoding alpha/beta hydrolase codes for MMRDFSAPPRWRFLLCAVLLLAVHLSACAKPLIPVVAHASPPAILSLVDKAGIRDDRARFREIMNAIMADHGAGLPDNRPTDDDNILWHLGGEAPPSGKSVSLAPSSAGLRLVLVPGVLAQCVSQSSLLFEDARANVELRGYSTTLVSTGGRLSSKHNAAIIRDSVAVLPKEDKLVFVTHSKGAVDVLEALTYFPEIIPRTVAVVSVAGAINGSPLADTFSDGLFRLAESMPLSSCPPGEGTEAFDSLRRPVRLSFLAEHPLPVTIRFYSLPAFATREDISLLLKPFYDILAKTDPLNDGLVIASDAIFPGATLLGYPNADHLAVAMPFTQRGLLRTIINKNAYPRAALLEAIARYVEEDLARK; via the coding sequence ATGATGAGAGATTTCTCTGCTCCCCCTCGCTGGCGGTTCCTTCTCTGCGCCGTATTGCTGTTAGCCGTTCACCTGTCCGCCTGTGCAAAGCCTTTGATCCCCGTAGTGGCCCATGCTTCACCGCCGGCGATTCTCAGCCTCGTCGACAAGGCCGGCATCCGTGATGACCGCGCCCGTTTCCGGGAAATAATGAACGCCATTATGGCCGACCATGGAGCTGGCCTGCCCGATAATCGCCCCACCGACGATGACAATATCCTTTGGCATTTGGGCGGTGAAGCGCCTCCTTCGGGTAAGAGCGTATCGCTGGCCCCTTCATCTGCTGGCTTGCGTTTGGTGCTCGTGCCGGGGGTATTGGCTCAATGTGTTTCTCAAAGCTCGCTGCTCTTCGAGGACGCACGGGCTAATGTCGAGCTTCGGGGCTATTCCACCACCTTGGTAAGTACTGGCGGGCGGTTAAGCAGCAAACACAATGCGGCCATCATCCGTGATTCCGTAGCTGTCCTGCCCAAGGAGGACAAACTTGTCTTCGTGACCCACTCCAAAGGTGCCGTGGATGTTCTGGAGGCCTTGACCTATTTCCCTGAAATCATCCCTCGCACTGTGGCCGTAGTCAGCGTGGCAGGCGCAATAAATGGCTCCCCCTTGGCCGACACGTTCAGCGACGGTTTGTTCCGCCTCGCCGAATCCATGCCCCTATCCTCGTGTCCTCCGGGTGAAGGCACGGAGGCATTCGACAGCTTGCGCAGACCCGTTCGGTTGAGCTTTCTGGCCGAACACCCACTGCCCGTCACGATACGTTTTTATTCCTTGCCCGCCTTCGCCACTCGCGAGGATATATCCCTGTTACTTAAGCCATTCTACGACATCCTGGCCAAGACCGATCCCCTCAACGATGGTCTGGTCATTGCCTCTGATGCCATTTTCCCCGGTGCCACCCTGCTTGGTTACCCCAACGCCGACCACCTAGCCGTGGCCATGCCCTTCACCCAGCGGGGTCTGCTGCGCACCATCATCAATAAAAACGCCTATCCCCGGGCTGCGTTGCTGGAAGCCATTGCCCGGTATGTCGAGGAAGATCTTGCCAGAAAATGA
- a CDS encoding radical SAM protein: protein MNATTPTQGDDIAAILAKARTGSRITPDEALILALAAPLHDLCAAAMDVRLARHGKDAYYVHNVHINFTNVCVNACRFCAFSKTKGAAGARTLSVADIVAELAAHGDAPIREIHVVGGLNPELPLEYYLDMLRGIAAQCPDAGIKAFTAVEVAHLADTRGVSEFEILSALKAAGLMMLPGGGAEVFSPSLREKLCPEKISGERWLQIHATAHGMGLPTNATMLFGHIESWSDRVAHLSALRDLQDLTGGFTCFIPLAYQPGNNALGAKGPDGVTVLRVMALSRLFLDNIPHLKAYWVMLGIKTAQMALWAGADDFDGTIIEERIGHDAGAASPKGLTLAALRHAIEAAGMVPVERTPDFRPIR, encoded by the coding sequence ATGAACGCAACGACACCCACCCAAGGCGACGATATCGCCGCCATTTTGGCCAAGGCCCGGACCGGCAGCCGCATCACCCCCGACGAGGCCCTCATCCTGGCCCTGGCCGCACCCCTGCACGATCTGTGCGCGGCAGCCATGGACGTGCGTCTGGCCCGGCATGGCAAGGATGCCTACTACGTCCATAACGTCCATATTAACTTCACCAATGTCTGCGTCAATGCCTGCCGGTTTTGCGCCTTTAGCAAGACCAAGGGCGCAGCCGGGGCGCGCACCCTGTCGGTGGCCGACATCGTGGCCGAACTGGCGGCCCACGGCGACGCCCCCATCCGCGAGATCCACGTGGTTGGCGGGCTTAACCCCGAGTTGCCGCTGGAATATTATCTCGACATGCTGCGCGGCATTGCCGCCCAGTGCCCAGACGCCGGCATCAAGGCCTTTACCGCCGTGGAAGTGGCCCATCTGGCCGATACGCGCGGGGTCTCGGAGTTTGAGATCCTTTCGGCGCTCAAGGCTGCGGGGCTGATGATGCTGCCGGGCGGCGGGGCCGAGGTGTTCTCGCCGAGCCTGCGCGAGAAGCTGTGCCCGGAAAAAATTTCCGGCGAACGCTGGTTGCAGATCCACGCCACGGCCCACGGCATGGGGCTGCCCACCAATGCCACCATGCTTTTTGGCCATATCGAGAGCTGGTCGGACCGGGTGGCCCATCTCTCGGCCCTGCGCGATTTGCAGGACCTGACCGGCGGCTTTACCTGCTTTATTCCGCTGGCCTACCAGCCGGGCAACAACGCGCTCGGAGCCAAAGGCCCGGATGGGGTGACCGTGCTGCGGGTGATGGCCCTGTCCCGGCTGTTCCTGGACAACATCCCGCATTTGAAGGCCTATTGGGTCATGCTCGGCATCAAGACGGCGCAAATGGCCTTGTGGGCCGGGGCGGACGATTTCGACGGCACCATCATCGAGGAGCGCATCGGCCATGACGCCGGAGCCGCCAGTCCCAAGGGCCTGACGCTGGCCGCCCTGCGCCACGCCATCGAGGCCGCCGGCATGGTCCCGGTGGAGCGCACGCCGGATTTCCGGCCCATCCGGTAG